Within Serratia odorifera, the genomic segment CTGCGTGACCTGTACCGATTGCGGTTGGATATTTTCGATCAGATAGCTTGCTGTCAGGCTGTCCGATACCATCAAGGTGAGCGGACCGTCGCCGTCATCCTTGATTTTTACCCGCCACTGGCTTTGCGCGCCCTGGCGTGCGAAACGCTGATAATCCACGGTGAGAGTACCGTTAACGTTTTGCTGCCGGGTGTCGCTCAAGATGCCGTCGGCAAACACCCCGGCCAGAGCGGCAATTACCACCGAAAACATCAGCACATAACCCAGCTTTTCCAGTAGCCATGACAAACGCAACAGCGGTATATCTTCTGTTACCGGCGTTTGTCGGCTTTGCTTTTCGCTTTGTATCGGGAGCGTCATTCAACCTCCAGGCGCGACTGCATGGAATAACAAGTTTAGCGTAATTACGCAGCGGTAACCTCGTCCTCGCCGCCAGCTGAGAATACACATTCGTTTTTTCATATATTATTTGACTTGTTGCACTGCCGGCCTATGATTAGCGCGGGCAACAACCTGAGGCCATTATGACAACGCTGATACCTTTACAGCTGTTCAAAAATCTTTCAGACGATACGCGACTGAGCATGGTGCTGCTGTTACGACATGCCGGGGAGCTGTGCGTATGTGAGCTTTCCGCCGCATTGAGCGAATCCCAACCGAAGATCTCCCGCCATTTGGCGATGTTGCGCGCCAGTGGGCTACTGAAGGATCGGCGGGAAGGCAAGTGGATCTACTATCGACTTTCGCCGCATATGCCAGCGTGGGCGGCACATATTATCGAGCAGGCTTACCTTAGCCAACAGGAGAGGGTGACGCAGCTTGCCGGGCAACTGGCCGCCAGTTGTGCGTTAGCTGATAGCCGCGCAGTCTGTCTGTAACGATCCGGATTTTAAATAATAACATATGGTATCCCATATGTTTTCAGCATGTCACGAGGAGGGCCCCATGTGGCTGGCAGGCGCAATTTTTATTCTGACCATTGTGTTGGTGATTTGGCAGCCCAAAGGACTGGGCATTGGTTGGAGTGCTTTATTGGGAGCGGCCCTGGCCCTGCTGAGCGGTGTGGTGCAGGTGGGTGACATACCGGTGGTGTGGCACGTCGTCTGGAATGCCACTGCCACGTTTATTGCGGTGATTATCATCAGCCTGTTGCTGGATGAGTCCGGCTTTTTTGAATGGGCGGCGCTGCATGTCGCACGCTGGGGGGGCGGTAAAGGGCGCTGGCTGTTTACGTATATTATTCTGTTGGGGGCGGCGGTTGCTGCGCTGTTTGCCAATGACGGCGCAGCGCTGATCCTGACGCCGATC encodes:
- a CDS encoding metalloregulator ArsR/SmtB family transcription factor — translated: MTTLIPLQLFKNLSDDTRLSMVLLLRHAGELCVCELSAALSESQPKISRHLAMLRASGLLKDRREGKWIYYRLSPHMPAWAAHIIEQAYLSQQERVTQLAGQLAASCALADSRAVCL